The following coding sequences lie in one Alosa sapidissima isolate fAloSap1 chromosome 15, fAloSap1.pri, whole genome shotgun sequence genomic window:
- the LOC121684526 gene encoding olfactory receptor 49-like — protein sequence MQPYIPMMENVSRVSVFKLSGLNFTSEYRYILFSLTLLCYPVILIINITVIYVIVMDKHLYKPMYIFLSNLCINALYGTLGFYPKFLSDLLSEHHVISYLGCLVQVFVIYSSALCEFSTLTVMAVDRYLAICRPLEYHSIMTNNTVIKCMVFSWFSPLLSMLVIVVLSSTLTLCGSNIEKLYCENWSIVKLSCYPTTVNNVFGYIVIIVYFIHSLFIMCSYIKLVRACIKSKEERKRFMQTCMPHLLSLLNVTLALLFDVMFTRYGTRNFSQDLQNFLAMEFLIIPPILNPLIYGLKLTKIRNQLLQIYQKNAIRAVSELDRQI from the coding sequence ATGCAGCCATATATACCTATGATGGAGAATGTGTCAAGAGtgtctgtttttaaattgtctggATTGAACTTTACTTCTGAGTACAGATATATTCTGTTTTCTCTGACTTTATTGTGTTACCCTGTAATTTTAATAATTAACATTACAGTAATCTATGTAATTGTGATGGACAAACATCTCTATAAGCCAATGTACATATTTCTTAGTAATTTGTGTATTAATGCTTTGTACGGAACACTTGGGTTCTACCCCAAATTTTTATCTGATTTGTTATCTGAGCATCATGTCATCTCATATTTAGGATGCCTGGTTCAAGTATTTGTAATTTATTCATCAGCTCTTTGTGAATTTTCTACTTTAACTGTGATGGCTGTTGACAGATATTTGGCAATATGTAGACCATTAGAGTATCATAGTATTATGACAAATAACACAGTTATCAAGTGCATGGTGTTCTCGTGGTTTTCACCACTTTTATCTATGTTAGTTATTGTTGTTTTAAGTTCAACATTAACTTTATGTGGCTCAAATATTGAGAAACTATATTGTGAGAACTGGTCTAtagtgaaactttcatgttaTCCAACAACAGTTAATAATGTGTTTGGGTATATTgtaattattgtttattttattcattcactTTTCATAATGTGCTCTTACATAAAACTAGTTAGAGCATGCATCAAAtcgaaagaagaaagaaaaaggttCATGCAAACATGTATGCCACACCTGCTTTCATTGCTTAATGTGACACTTGCTTTACTGTTTGATGTTATGTTTACAAGGTATGGCACCAGGAACTTCTCTCAAGATCTTCAGAATTTCTTAGCCATGGAATTCCTTATTATACCACCAATTCTGAATCCACTTATTTATGGGTTGAAACTCACAAAAATTCGAAATCAGCTCCTGCAAATTTACCAGAAAAATGCCATCAGGGCCGTAAGTGAATTGGACAGACAAATCTAA